The genome window ACTTTTCTCTTTGAGTTTCCTCTCTACAGCCGTAATCTTCCTCGAGAAAAGCCAAACTGGTAAGGCTACAATCTGTTCGAAATTATATTTTTTCCTCCTGAAGGCATAACTCTCAACTTATCATGTGCTGCTGTTGAGTTCATATATGTGCGTATCTGCAATAATAAGATGAGTCTTCCACACATGGAAAACGCTTAAACAAGAAGCAATTTAAACACACAATCAGTGCGTGCGCATATTCTGAGTGCGAAAGAAGTCTGGAAATCGACAGTCTAGGGTATCCATAGGAAGAAACATTTTGAAAAATCAGGGGTTTAAACTGTAAACTAGATCtccaaggtaaagtaggagcATCCGGAATTAGGAATTGCCGTAATGAGAGAAAAACGGTTTAGGTGGTTTGGGCATGTGAACCGAAAACCTATAGGTGCTAGAATATGTGATTATGAGATAGAGGAACacctaggaagacttggaaagagactaagaaaagacatggaGTACTTGGAGCTAACGGAAGACTTGGTGCAAAAACAAGCGTAgtagcgttctaggattcatacagctaACCTCGCTTAGTAGGATAAGGCTTCTTCTTGTTAAAACTGTAAACTTAGGAGGTTCTGGTTCGATCATTCAATAGTGCATATATTTCATTTGCTAGGTTTATGTTTTGACATGCCGAACTGTTTGTTCAAACTTGTAAGACGTTGCCATCTGTGGAAGGTGTAGAACAAGCTGGGTAGAACGAAGAAGCGACGGATTGAAGATCGGCTAGCTTCCGATTCTTTTGTAATACTTCGAATTTTAACGATTGTATGCATTTATTCGTTCCTCAACGAAGTATAATACTACAGTTGAATGAAATGTGGACttgtttctcttctttgcaAGAAGGAATATCCTAATCTTTATTTTTGATAAAACGGtatattttgttagattagatgttagattagccatcAACGGAGTTCGAATTCACACCGTCATGCAAGAGTTCAGCTCCTTTCCACTATTGTGTTAAATGGCCACTTGCAGGAGTTTGAACTCACGCCGTCATGCAATGGCTCAACTCATTTCTATTATTATGGTAAAGGGTCACTTGCAGCAATATCCTAATTTTATCTAAACTAATTTGATAGAATTCAAACTCGGCTATAGAGGTGCACTCGTTATCCTagccaaacttttttttttaatttttttgggtgaGTTCCTGCCCTAACCAAACTTGAGTACCCCTATATTCATGGAAAACAACTGTGATCGAATGAGAGCGAGCATTGAATTCAGGCTGAAGCTTGAAAACACTTAATATCATGTTTATAATATTCATGTAATTGTCgatattttcgtcaaaatattcGAAAAATCAATGATCAACATGGAAAGGGGCGGTGAAATATAAATTTCATCCGATATCAACGAGATACAAGAAAATCAATGAATATCAACGACATTTATTGATATTTTGCCAGAACCTACTACGGATTTTGaacttttaatatttttgtaagAAATTTTCTCTTATTTCAACTAAATTTAAATGAATTGATACACTCACCCTGTTGCaaattttcttaatttctaTTCAAGCAACCAATTTTGACATCAACATATCCTTTGATATTTCTATAAATTTGCATACCAACATTTCCACTTATATTGATATTTTATACACTGCAAAGTATCAAGCTGTGTACtgatttatatttattaattcCGAAATAACAATACATCCCTACCGTTCAGATAATTCACTGCTTTATTAGTCATTTGGGGAAAACTGCACAAATTACACCCCTACTAATTGACGGAGGTGGATGTatgccctcccatttccatactcttcccaTCCCCtcatgtttgtgtggtcacggttaagccgcGTCAACttttatattgatttgtttataaaaataataaaacaaaaagtaataggaatataaaatatcgacgtgacttaaccgcacacaaaacaggaggagaTGGGAAGAGTgtggaaatgggagggcagacaatccacctccctaATTGAGACCTCCTAAAAATTGaggaataaacaaaaaaaaaaaaaaaaacaaagaaattataGTAAACTATACACCAGCAGTGTTGTTAATGTTTTCCAAGGATATGACAGCCCCGGATTTCATCTCATTTGAAGCCTGAGAACGGGACATTAGAATGTAAATAACCCACAAATGAAGGCACACGAAGTACATCGCGGCCCATATTTTCGCAGTCGGATTCCTCCTCAAAAACACTACTCCGGCCAAGAATATAGACTCCAATTGCTGAAGTGCTGAACCCAGGTGCTTCCTGCCTGACCGGATTCTGTCCTCGAATAAAGGTCTGCCCGATTCTATGTCCCTTGACGAGGCAGCGGAAAATTCAGTCAATGACTTGCTTTCGTCTAGTGACCTCGAGACAGCCTGCATGATGCATAAATTTAGTACTGTCCCTCGGATAGATCATCTTGCGCATTAAAGTTTCGTCACAAAAGAGTTATCTGTATAATCAACATACCTCAATTCTGAACAGAAGAGTTGCCTTCTCGGAGGAGAGAGCTTCAACCTGGTTCAAGTGGAATCATAAAAAATAGcctttcaaaaagaaaaaaaaaccacatcTAATATTTGAGAATCTAGGCTACACGAATTCCGTAATTAGTACGTAAGGGGTTAAAGGAAGCATCGATCCTGTTGTTCTTAAATATGAATGCAGAGTCGATTgtcaaaagaaattttttttttaaaatgtgcATCTTAGTTACTTTCACTTAACGGATCTCATCTCTATTGAAGCTTAAAGGTGTCTCAGCAGTATAAAACTTGACCATCAAGTGGAATATCATTCTATTCAGAAAATGTTCAAAGCTTTTAGTTCCATTTTGTTGTTCGTTTTTCAAGTCTGGTGCATCTCTGAGTTATTTGCTACGTTCCTTTCTTAATTATATtctgtttattttttcaataaacatACAAGTCGGTGATAAAGGCACACCCAGATGTTTTTTAATGGTCTTATTTAGGTAACCAGACAAATCCTCTCACTTGAATGACCAAGGGAATTAAGAACGGTGTTGGAATGACAAACCTGGGCTTGTTTATGAATCAAATGGTCAGTCATCTGAGCAAGCCTTCGCTTGAGCTCAATTTCTACTTCTGTTGGATCCTCTATCTCTTTCCTTGTCATTTCAATGTTTGCTTCCAGCTTCTGTGCCTGAAATGTAACACGTAATTTTTCTTGTAAATGATTACGGAATATCACAAAATGTGAGCAATGCATGAATCATCGCACAGTTCTATCAGGAAACACCATTTAATCAATGCTGTCAAAAGCTTCAGTTTTAGTGTTCATAGTCTTGATGAAATGTTGATTACTTTGTGGCCTAACATCCTTCAATGGATCTATTCACTTCCAAAAACGGAAAGATGACAGTCAGATGAATCTAGCTTCGAGGGTGTCACTTAGAGAGATTGTTTGATCTGATCATAGAAGTGAACGTATTCAAGAGATGGAAATCCACAATTCCTGGAGGCGTTGCACTAAAAACCTGACAAATAAAACCCAAGCTATTCACAACTTTTAACAGCACTGGACCAGTTTCTTTAGCCGTATGCAAACCACATGAATTCACCATCAAGCTTTAACTTTTCACAATATTCTATAAAGTAGTTTCCCATGCCCAAGTAAAATATTAAcacaaaaagagagaaagggaggaAAGACATTAATGGATCAGCAGTTAAAAACTCTCACAGCTTTTGAATATTATAATGAAATCCTCTAACCTTATCTTGCAATCGCACAAATTTATCGGTAACAAAGGCATACTCTGCCTCCAAAATTTCTCGTTCAAGTTCAATTCCTTTTGACGCTGCTACTTTCTTTAGAGATAATTTTGTTTGATGAGTGTCGGAGATCTTCCTCCTGAGCTctacaagaagaaaaagagttccaaggGATGATACaccaaacatgatattgatttcAACATAACATTGAAAATTTCCTTGCATTGTGAAATTATTCACTGCTTTACAATATAAAGTCAATATGAGGCCAAAAAAAAGTCAGTCTCTATTCTCAATCTACTATAATCAGAACTTTTGTTTATACTCAAATCCTTTAGCCCTCGAGAGGAAATTTATAtttcaaaatgaaaataaaaaataaataaagaggaCTTTTCTAGTTTCCACACCCAATTCATTAGTTTACGATTCTAAAGAACTTACCTTCCTGGTTCACTTCTTTTAACTCAATTTGCTGTCGGAGTTCTGCTACCTGATTAGCCTGGACTCCCGAAAgagtaaaagaagaaaaagggaaacATGTCAGCAGgagtaaaaaaacaaaaacaatagtATTGATAATGCAAAGCAACCAAAACACATGAGAAGCGTTTCGAATCCCCAATAATTGAAATGATAGACAAGAAGGAATGACTTTAAGCAAAGGAATGAATTTTAAAGTATTATTTCTCCACCATAATTGAACCACCAAAACAATTTAACCAACTGGACAATTATCTATTGCTCAGAACATCAATTCAGAAGATTATAAAATGTCCATTGGACCACATCAATCATCTGAATCAGGATATAATCGTACCTCTACTTGTAGATTCCATTGCACATTGGCTAGGGATTTTGCAAGATCTGCATTTGAAGTCTGCAACCAATTTTAACCTTTAGTAATAACAAAATTCCTAAATATGAGCACGGACTAAAAAGTTCGACAAAAGGGGAAATTCATACTTCTAGACATAACTCAGAATGAAACAGAATTGTTTTTCTAATACACATAAGAAACAGATTGGAAAAGGTTGTAGTACCTCCAGTTTAGCCAACCGTGCAAAGGCTTCCATTCTAGTGTTATTATGTTTCTGCTTTTCTAAATCAGCCGCTTCCATGGTTTCCATCATAGTCATTTGCAGCTTTGAAGCCTGAAGTGTGAACAAAGGTAAATTCAAGTAATAACGTTTTACGCAAGATGATAAAGACATTCAATTTCATtagataaaacaaaaaatggacAAAGAGGATTAATGCAGCCAACCTAGGAAGAATGATAAGAACAACAAAATCCTAATAATCTTATTGTTACCTCTTGTGCTTGTTGCTTCACTTGCTCTTCAAGTATTTTTTCCAAGCTCTGCTTCTCACCCTCCAATCTGGCAACCATATTTTCCCTCTCTTTGATGGCCTCCACAGCTTTAGCTGCTGCTTTCTCTGCCAGAATCCTCtccctcttctttctccttTCCTCCTTCTCACGCTCACTCTCAGAATCAGAACTTGAACCTGTGTCTGTGTCCGACTCAGAGCTCCCATCACTTACCGAAGTAAAACCTCTCTTTAAATCCTCAGAGGTAGAACTTCTGGACGCTTCAATAGACTCATGCTTCCTCAACCGATCACCCACATTCTCCCCTCCTAACTTCTTATTAGAACCCACATCGTCCTTCTTCACCGACTGTAAAGAAACCTCAGCAGAAAGTTCCTTAGAATCAAAACGCCCACCATTTTCTTCATTTCCCTTATCTTTTGTTTCCTCCAAAGTGTTCAATCCCACATCTCTATAATCCAACTCTCGTCCTTCCAAAATCTTACCATCACTCTTCAACTCAACACTTGAAGCCCTCTCCGGTGAATTTGAAACCGAATAGCCAGACTCCCCCCCATCACTCACTTTCCCATTCAACTTACTTCCTTCCCCAACACTTGCCCTCCGCGCCGACTTCACAACATTATTACCGCCACTCTTTTGATTCTTCTTAGCCTCCAAAACCGACAAACCCGAAGTGGAACTGGCACTCCCCGGCCTCCTACCATCCTTCCTCAAACCCCGAACCCCGGGGAAACCATTGCCGCGATTCGCAGCAGAAGTAGCTCCCCGATTCGGTGTGCTACTAAGGAGTTGAGTCCAGTCACCGTCAGTAAGAGTCTTCCTAGGTTTCAGAACTCCACCAATATCTCTCTCCCTATTACTATTATTACCATCATCATTAACGTTAATGTTATTACTAACGATGTTTAAGCTCGGATCACTGGTTAATTTTCCGCGATAATCACTAATTtgattttctagggttttcttCTTCAACTGATCCTTCAAAGGCACACTGCCCCCCGCTCTCGTCGGCGTGTCCAAGCTCAATTCGTCGGCGATCTGCTTCTCGTTCTTCCGCAGCGACTCCGCAGCTTGCTGATCGATCTGAACCGTCCATTTCACAATCACACGGATTTTACATTACTACTCCAAACAGATcgaactcaaaaatcaaaaaattaaaaattgcaGATTGACTAGTTAATTCAATTAAGATTAATTctaattaaatttttgtttaattttatagtTTTCTGGATTGGGAGGAGATGGAGGAGAAGAATTGAACCTGTTGGAGGATAGTTTCGGCGGCTCTGAGCTTGGAGGAGATCCAGTTCGCCATGGTCGCGCTAGTTCAGCGAAACGCAACGTTTAGTATTTCTGGAGAGAATCGAAGTGCATTGTTGGCGAAACACAGCGTTTAGTACTTGCAGAGGATGAAGGAagaggcggaggaggaggaagaagaagcttgGGGATATGGGTTGTAATGATGTGAATGGGGAGGGAGGTGGGTGAAAATGCTCCAGTGACGGGCGGGTGACGGTGTGAGTAATTCGGCCGTTAGATTTCGGGTGACCGTTTTGTGGTTGGTTTGATTTATGTCATTTTTAGACGTGGATGCCTAGGgcttttatcacaaatagttcCTGAAATTAATATACCCAATTAAGATGgtctttaaaattgaaaatcaattaatgtaGTCCCCGAATATTATTGCTGAAAATCAATGTGGTTATTCTTTTAAATTTCCATCAAAACTTCTGTTAATGGTTGATATGGCACATGTGGGACCCAATATAATTAAACATTCCCAGCTACTCTAGTTGGTTCTCGCCGAACCACGTCCACCATTGCGAGGTCTGATTCCTCCCTTCGTCTGCAGTGCAGCTGCTGCCATGTCCACGACATCGAGCCCAGTTGTGGTGTTGTTAGGGTCGCGCCAAGATTGAGTGAGCACCCTACTCTACTGCAcccttccttcctccttgcaAATCCAAATTCCTGCACCCTTCCTCCCTCCCTGCAAATCCAAACCACCACCATCCAAATTCCTACAAATCCAAACAACCACCATcttttaaataaatttgaaaatgaaaaaaagaacaaaGGAGATCGAACGATCTGCTTCCCCCTCTGACCCAATCCGGTAATCCCTTCCACACACCACCTTGCTCTCCTGATTACTCCCTCTGATTACTCCTACGTTTTTTTGTCTTTGGAAGAACCAAAACATGTAAGAAACCATCCCATGATTTcgacctctctctctttccctcctcTTAGTCTCTCAAAGATTGTGTGTTTTTGCAAAATATGGTGGGGAAGATGGTGGCTTGGTGCTTGGGTTAGGTGCTCACAGGTCAGAGCCTCTTGGGTGCTCACATGGCAGCAGCTGCGCTGCAGATGGAGGGAGGAATCAGACCTCGCAATGGTGGACGTGGTTCGACGAGAATCAACTGGAGTAGTTgagaatatttaattatattggGTCCCACATGTGCCATGTATGTCATTAATAGAAGTTTTGATGGAAATTTAACTGAATGAACACATTAATTTTCAGCAATAATATTCAGagactacattgatcgattttcaattttaaataccATCTTGATTGTGtgtgtcaatttcagggactatttgtgataaaaacgcttgattatattttagttttttaaaagtttttattttggaaattgttattaacactccaaaaatctcattctgcacttcaaattttctatatttggaaagaaaaatacacttgtgaagagtgtagaatgagattttttgaagtgccaataacatttcccatttattttatcatttagtactacggtttagtgatatttttttttatttgtaaaaaaatagaTATTATATTCGATTATtgccaaatgcgaatttgaaccacattattgctagccgaTTATAAAGctaaactcactccatctcccttaatatagataatatcgattatttaaaaaaaattattttaaaatttaactaGTATATACTATGCGGgactatattttatttctttttatattttaggGCTAAATATAATCTATTGAGGCTACATGTTGCATGACGTGGGCCAAACTTAATTGACCATTTTAGCCAGATTTCCTTTTAGCTTTTGGTTGGAGACTAATTTTGTCAATTTTAGAGTCTAAGGGGACGTTTGTTTGACCGGATTAAGGGGGACAAGACTAGACTAGACTATAGTCCCTTGTTTGGTCTGGACAAGGATTAAGTTTAATGGGACTAAAGGGGACTCGCCCCGACTGAACGGTTCGCTAAACGTTCTTAAGGAGACCCCTCAATTTCAAGCGGACTGGTAGTCCCGTTCTCTCCCCCGCCGCTGATCCCTCATCGTCTCCCTTCGCCTTCGCCCTCTCCCTTCTGATTCGCACATTCGCCCACTCCATTGGGCCTTTACTATCCCACCCAAACGCCTACACCCAGAAAAACAATCCACTGAttcccttcatttcttcttCGTTCAATTCACTCTCTTTCTCAGCAAAATCGTCATGGTTGCAACCACCAGACGACCATCACCAGAACCTCGCCGTCGATCTCCGCGTTCGTGCGCGACCCAGATGCAAGTCGGGACTGAAAGCGTACCAAATGCCCAAGTACCAGTTGGGGTTTTCGTTTATGGTGgggaagaagctgagaaacttGTGAAATTTAGtagaaatttgtgaaatttggtatTTGAATTTTGTGATCTGTGAGAAACTTGTAAAATTTGGGCCTTATGTTTTGTGATTCATGAGAAGCAGAGGTGGGGTTTGACGGGAAAAGAGGTAGATGGAGAAGGAAGAGAGGTTTGACGGGATGGAGAAGTGGGGTGAAAAATGGTTACAGACATTGTAGAAGTAAGAAGAAgagaattctaaaaaaaaattggaaaaagataaagtaatagtaatatataataaaattttaattatatatatatatatatatattaatttaatataaaataatataatattgcagtcctgcttcttagtccgacgctgcaccaaacacttcactaaatcagtccagcttagtctaggcTAAGCCAGTCTAtcttagtccctgcagctagtgCAGTCCAAGACAgttcggtgcaacaaacgcaccctaagtgtGGCCTGTATCCCTTGGCCGAAGAAAAGCGAGATGAAGACTTAACGCGCTATTTGCAAAAATGCTctttaagatatatatatatatatatatttttttttttttaattttaaatcgatattatctacactaaataaTAGTGGGGTGAATTTAGTCTCACtttggactagcaataatgtggttcaaattcacctttagtgagaattgaatttaagacatctcacttacaaatgaaaagaaatattactagaccgtaatattaagtggTGCTCTTTAAGATATTAGAATTAGAATGACCTAAACAAACGTATGTCTGGGGCCATATCATCCATTACATATCATTCATTCATTAATTAAAAGTGTTTAATTTCACTTTTGCTTAATTTTCTTCACGTTTTATTCATCATTGTCTCATCAGTTCCAGCATTTGGTTTCATCATTTTTCCTTGATCTTGACTTCTAAAATCTTTAGGTTATGCCTTGTCGTATGAGCATGTTCGTTGCCATCGTACTTGTCGTCATCATcaccttatttttatttatcatCGTCTCTTCATATTTATGTGAATTGGATGACAGCGAACCCTAAGTTTCTTCCTCCAATCTTCGATGCAAAGGTGTATTTGGTTTCatcattttcccttgctttTAGACTTTAAGATCTCAAGTTGTTTCTGcgatctcttttttcttttggttcaa of Malus sylvestris chromosome 6, drMalSylv7.2, whole genome shotgun sequence contains these proteins:
- the LOC126626111 gene encoding golgin candidate 2-like — protein: MANWISSKLRAAETILQQIDQQAAESLRKNEKQIADELSLDTPTRAGGSVPLKDQLKKKTLENQISDYRGKLTSDPSLNIVSNNINVNDDGNNSNRERDIGGVLKPRKTLTDGDWTQLLSSTPNRGATSAANRGNGFPGVRGLRKDGRRPGSASSTSGLSVLEAKKNQKSGGNNVVKSARRASVGEGSKLNGKVSDGGESGYSVSNSPERASSVELKSDGKILEGRELDYRDVGLNTLEETKDKGNEENGGRFDSKELSAEVSLQSVKKDDVGSNKKLGGENVGDRLRKHESIEASRSSTSEDLKRGFTSVSDGSSESDTDTGSSSDSESEREKEERRKKRERILAEKAAAKAVEAIKERENMVARLEGEKQSLEKILEEQVKQQAQEASKLQMTMMETMEAADLEKQKHNNTRMEAFARLAKLETSNADLAKSLANVQWNLQVEANQVAELRQQIELKEVNQEELRRKISDTHQTKLSLKKVAASKGIELEREILEAEYAFVTDKFVRLQDKAQKLEANIEMTRKEIEDPTEVEIELKRRLAQMTDHLIHKQAQVEALSSEKATLLFRIEAVSRSLDESKSLTEFSAASSRDIESGRPLFEDRIRSGRKHLGSALQQLESIFLAGVVFLRRNPTAKIWAAMYFVCLHLWVIYILMSRSQASNEMKSGAVISLENINNTAGV